The following coding sequences lie in one Arachis ipaensis cultivar K30076 chromosome B05, Araip1.1, whole genome shotgun sequence genomic window:
- the LOC107640459 gene encoding protein FAR1-RELATED SEQUENCE 5-like codes for MKDVSLWTISKVVLNHSHPCCPDQAEMLKQHRELSMFVRRTIETHEEAGIRPSKTYQSFVAAAGSHCELGFIEKDVRNYITRKVRNIFEEDDAKKFGKYLVRMKEKNQNFFFELNLEGDHCIKHVFWADARSRATFDYFGDVVSFDTTYNTNRYNLVLGSFVGVNHHGQSTLLGCALMKNEDIQSFKWLFECWLRCMGGKAPKGILTDQCTSIKRAIELCMPTTIHRWCIWHIMKKIPSKLNSYKGHIDIEQEMSRVVWNSYTKDEFDKNWNDFLTKYGLGGNKWLSGFTTYEDIEQVSNSIFNKFVITYNAVSRDVKCHCLLFESRGILCCHSLCVLSFERVDNVAPKYILERWSKNIKRRHTYIKSSQDEPILEPRSKRFDKLVFRSHNICEFASEYEELIGILHRAFDKVMAEMEEYQERSKGD; via the exons atGAAGGATGTTAGTCTTTGGACAATTTCCAAAGTTGTTTTAAATCACTCACATCCTTGTTGTCCAGACCAGGCTGAGATGCTCAAACAACATAGGGAGCTTAGCATGTTCGTGCGTCGCACCATTGAAACCCACGAGGAAGCTGGAATCAGAccgagcaaaacttaccaatcatttgtggcAGCAGCTGGCAGCCACTGTGAACTAGGTTTTATAGAAAAAGACGTAAGGAATTACATCACAAGGAAAGTACGGAATATTTTCGAAGAAGACGACGCCAAAAAATTTGGGAAGTACCTAGttagaatgaaagagaaaaaccaaAATTTCTTCTTTGAGCTCAACCTTGAAGGTGATCACTGCATTAAACATGTATTCTGGGCTGATGCAAGAAGCAGGGCTACATTTGATTATTTTGGAGACGtggtttcatttgacaccacctataATACAAATAG GTACAATTTGGTTTTAGGTTCTTTTGTTGGTGTGAATCACCACGGGCAGTCGACACTTCTTGGATGTGCGCTGATGAAAAATGAGGAcattcaatcattcaaatggctattTGAGTGTTGGCTACGTTGCATGGGAGGGAAGGCACCAAAAGGTATTCTTACCGATCAATGCACATCGATTAAAAGGGCAATTGAGCTAtgcatgccaacaacaattcaccgctGGTGTATCTGGCATATCATGAAGAAGATCCCAAGCAAACTAAATAGCTACAAAGGACACATTGATATTGAACAAGAGATGAGCCGTGTTGTTTGGAACTCGTACACAAAAGATGAATTTGACAAAAACTGGAATGATTTCCTCACAAAGTATGGGCTCGGaggcaacaagtggctttcag GTTTCACAACATATGAAGACATAGAGCAGGTTTCCAACTccatattcaacaagtttgtcaTCACCTATAACGCAGTATCACGAGATGTAAAGTGCCATTGCTTGCTGTTTGAGTCTAGGGGCATATTGTGCTGCCATTCCCTATGCGTTTTAAGCTTTGAGCGAGTGGATAACGTGGCACCAAAATACATATTGGAACGctggagcaagaacataaagaggaggcatACATACATCAAGAGCAGTCAAGATGAACCTATACTGGAGCCAAGAAGTAAGAGATTTGACAAATTGGTATTTCGGTCACACAATATATGTGAATTTGCATCCGAGTATGAAGAGTTGATCGGAATTTTGCATCGAGCATTTGACAAGGTCATGGCGGAGATGGAAGAATATCAAGAGAGAAGCAAAGGAGATTAG